One segment of Dehalococcoidia bacterium DNA contains the following:
- a CDS encoding enoyl-CoA hydratase-related protein — MSVVLYEKKGHTVVITLNRPEAMNAINQEVRAGYRDALLRFRDDDDARTAIITGAGEKSFSAGADLKEMSRRQLEGGPNPFWGGTPAVLLRQIELWKPVVAAVNGYCIAGGLELALACDIRLASENASFALTEVTRGIIPGNGGTQLLPRTVPLGMALQMLYTGERIDAQEAYRIGLVNKVVPQAELMSEALALAERINASAPISVRLVKEVALRGLDLPFVDGLRLESMFSLFVHTTEDAKEGPLAFAQKRQPVYKGR; from the coding sequence ATGTCGGTCGTGCTCTACGAGAAGAAAGGACATACGGTCGTAATCACGTTGAACCGGCCGGAGGCGATGAACGCCATCAACCAGGAGGTGCGGGCCGGCTATCGAGACGCGCTGCTCCGGTTCCGCGACGACGACGACGCCCGCACGGCTATCATCACCGGCGCGGGGGAGAAGTCGTTCTCCGCGGGCGCCGACCTCAAAGAGATGAGCCGGCGCCAGCTCGAGGGCGGCCCCAATCCCTTCTGGGGCGGGACGCCCGCCGTCCTTTTGCGCCAGATAGAGCTTTGGAAGCCGGTTGTCGCCGCCGTCAACGGCTACTGCATCGCCGGCGGGCTCGAGCTGGCGCTTGCCTGCGACATACGTCTCGCGTCCGAGAACGCCTCCTTCGCCCTCACCGAGGTCACCCGCGGCATCATTCCCGGCAACGGCGGCACCCAGCTCTTGCCCCGTACGGTGCCCCTCGGCATGGCGTTGCAGATGCTTTACACCGGCGAACGGATCGACGCCCAGGAGGCATACCGCATCGGCCTCGTGAATAAGGTCGTGCCCCAGGCCGAGCTGATGTCAGAGGCGCTGGCGCTGGCGGAGCGCATCAACGCCAGCGCGCCGATTTCGGTGCGGCTGGTGAAGGAGGTCGCGCTGCGCGGCCTCGACCTGCCCTTCGTCGATGGCTTGCGGCTGGAGTCGATGTTTTCGCTGTTCGTGCACACGACGGAGGACGCGAAGGAAGGACCGCTTGCGTTCGCGCAAAAACGGCAACCGGTCTACAAGGGACGATAG
- a CDS encoding rubrerythrin family protein, whose product MELKGSQTEKNLLTAFAGESQARNRYTYFATKAREEGYEQIAELFLETAENEREHAKVFFQYLEGGEAEVSAAFPAGVIGDTAANLAAAAAGERYEHSQMYPEFARVAQEEGFAEIAKSYRAVAVVERQHEKRYNELLANVREGKVFKKDEPVRWKCRNCGYVHTGKEPPETCPACRYAKNHFEVLAENW is encoded by the coding sequence ATGGAGCTCAAGGGATCGCAGACGGAGAAGAACCTGCTCACCGCGTTCGCCGGCGAGTCGCAGGCCAGAAACCGCTACACGTACTTCGCGACGAAGGCCCGCGAGGAAGGCTACGAGCAGATCGCCGAGCTCTTCCTCGAAACGGCAGAGAACGAGCGAGAGCACGCCAAGGTCTTCTTCCAGTACCTCGAGGGCGGCGAAGCTGAGGTCAGCGCCGCTTTCCCCGCCGGCGTCATCGGCGACACCGCCGCAAATCTGGCAGCGGCGGCGGCCGGCGAGCGCTACGAGCACTCCCAGATGTACCCGGAGTTCGCGCGCGTGGCGCAGGAAGAGGGCTTCGCCGAGATCGCGAAGAGCTACCGCGCCGTCGCCGTCGTCGAGCGGCAGCACGAGAAGCGCTACAACGAGCTGCTGGCCAACGTGCGCGAGGGCAAGGTGTTCAAGAAGGACGAGCCTGTCCGCTGGAAGTGCCGCAACTGCGGCTACGTCCACACGGGGAAGGAGCCGCCGGAGACGTGCCCGGCGTGCCGCTACGCAAAGAACCACTTCGAAGTGCTGGCAGAGAACTGGTAA